In Phaseolus vulgaris cultivar G19833 chromosome 3, P. vulgaris v2.0, whole genome shotgun sequence, the sequence TCAACTGCCGAACAACTTCCTTTAGTGCTGACTTTCTTAATAGGAGGCGGAGGTGGTTCATCTTCTACCATAGTAGGTGGTTGCTGTGAGTGTCCTAAACCCTCCAACCGCTTTTTGAACTCCATTTCCATTCGTGCACTAAACTCCTCCATGAAGCTTTCTTTAAGCTCTTGAGTTACCTCAGCCTTTAACTGCTCACGTAGTTGTAGTAAATACTCTTGGCTAGGTTCATTGGACAATTGTTCCTTGCAGTGTGATGGAGGTCCAAAGTATGACCGAATCCCAACCCCATATCCAGCTACACGAACACGTCCAGGGTGTTCAGGTCGTCCGAgagcaacattaagaatatcattgcgaccacatggtttaaaagtcccctgtgttgattgctcattaagagaatcctaaaacaaatgaaaagaaattgacaaacttaaacacattgaatttaaaataacacatagaatttaaaataacacattgaaaagaaattgtcaaacttaCAATGCGTTCAACTGTTTGTTCTGTAGACTTAGAACTCCATGTCCCTAATGTGTTTATACGGGCACCCTTCCACATCTCATGTCGGAGTGGTGGGGATGGAGGTCTTAAAGAATCTACACTATTCATTTCCTCAATGGAAGTAGAAcgtgctttaatcttttcttcaagcATCCTCTGCTCTAGCAACTTATAACCTCCACGAGACAATAAGTGTGGGGTATCATTATGTGCCTGGTTGGCTTTTGCTTTGTTTCGAACCTCCTATCATAACACTCAAAATTTAGTAATACGTTAATATAAACTctattcaaatataaaagtgatacTAACCTGCCATTTTTCAGTTTGTCGAATATTGACAAACTGCTgccaagtttcttcatcaatggatgcatattttgcacaaggattttcttctttccttttcccatatatataatctgttgtcaattttgatttaaacTGACGAAACTTGACACCCACATCTGAAAGAACCTTCACTTTCAAGGTTTCCACATTCGGGATGTTGTAATGTGTCTACATTGTTTGAAAGAATTAgttcataaacaaaaacaaagtataaaagaactttagatttagcaaagtaaaaacagttacataccagaatatcttgccaaatcatGTTTTTCTCGTGGTCAGTCACCTGATCCCAGGACTGAGTTAAGATAGAGATCCTTTCACGAGAAAGTACTCCGAGATAACTCCTATATTTCTTTGCATGTTGCCCAGTGGGCACACCAGTGTGGATATCAATAGACAAAGGTATTTTGTCATCTTTAGTTATCTTCTTAAACATATTCTTCAATCTTGTAGGTCCTCTACCAGTTTTTGAATGGGAAACTTTATCATCTGCCATGTTCCTgttatcaaaaaaatataataagcatcaagaatacgaaatataatgaaaatgaaatatattgtaaaactaaacatgaatcacatgtacatacaaatatatattccttcatcatgatcatttcgagttgcatgtacaacatcagcaacatcctcgtactctttattgatggtcgttcttgtaagtgattcaatctcacaaatgtcattgtttgtatcttctgggtcattatgttgtttttttccatGTAGCACAACAGACCAGTGGTCAGACGTAGGATcttggatatagaaaacttgggaagcttgatgtgccattataaatggttcgtcatgataacctatctttcgaaagtcaaccaaagtcattcctgattcatcaactttgacaccagtcttattgtcaacccacttgcatttgaaaacaggtacagtaaacttggtataattaacttcccaaatctctactatgacaccataataaggcattgatcccacaacaggattttgatcctttgcagttgaaaactgcatagactctgcctccaaggtgactccgctattttgcactgtactcctatcatctcgagactttgtgtaaaacaaacaaccatttacttcatagccagaacaacataaaacatcaaatttgagaccgtttgcaagccatgttaatgtttcagatgctgatggatcattcattatttgttgcttaaaccatgacatgaaagttttgttatgctcaattaacacccatttttctgattgtcttggatttttatatttgacaatgtctttgtgtgtatccaagtatggtaacacctcatcagtgttatttaagatatacaagtgtgcttgcagaacctcttctctagatttgcttatgacatgtacacctcttgaagatttacttatgaatctacgagagtgccaacctttttcaggaactcctatacatttggcttttgacatgtactcggaacaaaactcaatagattcttctgaaatgtatctttcaataatggaagcttctggacgacattgattcttcacatatcccttcaaaatcttcatgtatcgttcaactggatacatccatcgcatataaactggcccacacaatctgatttctcttacaagatgaacaaccaagtgtaccataatatcaaaaaaagatggaggaaaaaacatctcgagttgacacaagataacaattatttcttcttcaagttcatccaacttctgagagtcaatctctttactacatatggaattgaaaaatgaacatagtcGAGTGATTGTATGCCTGACATTTTTGGGCAAGATTCCACGAATAGCCACCGGTAGTAATTGTTGCATTAGAACGTGACAATCATGTGACTTTAagccaattagtttcaaatcattcatagatacaagactcttcacatttgaagagtagccttgtggtaccttaacacctttaagacattcacaaaaacttgttttctctttctttgacaaagtgtaacacgctgcaggcaagtatgtacgtttaccaacttctcttggtgccaattcctctcgtatattcatctcaatcaaatccagacgtgcattcacaccatcctttgttttgcctttaatgttcagaagtgttcctattagactgtcacacacattcttctctacgtgcattacatctagacagtgtctaacatctaacttacaccaatacggaagatcaaaaaagattgatctcttcttccatatttcactcacagtttgcttcttcttcatttttccaaaagtcacattaacattttttattttttcataaatttcaacaccacttaagggagtgggacaaatgtcatgttcttggtatccgttaaaagcttttttcaatCGACGATACGAatgatatttctttagaaatctacgatgcccaagatacacggtttttcttccatgtttcaactgatcataagatgtcttgtcttgacatattggacatgctctatggcctttcacactataacctgacaagttcccatatgcagggaagtcattgatagtacaaaacaacattgcatgcaatcggaaagattcattcttaaacacgtcaaacacatcaaccccttcattccacaataatttcaaatcttcaatcaatggattaagataaacatctatgtcatttccaggttgttttggaccagagatcatcatagataacatcatgtatttgcgcttcatacacaaagcaggaggtaagttgtaaatcactaacaaaacgggccatgaactatgattactacttaa encodes:
- the LOC137839415 gene encoding uncharacterized protein; this encodes MVQPRTVVKSGAGERYNDGWPRTVVKAGVASSIDRSWINTPRISDSYEKGVEEFIQFAEHNAVSYKNGVRIRCPCINCLNGRILTVSEIREHLLCGGFLKSYTTWTWHGELLDLPSVHGGSEEVHFSMDDRLEDMIRDVGAESFANAVFENMSNDAETPLYPGSTNSKVVWYLPIIPRLKRLFANADDAKNLRWHADNRKCDRLLRHPADSLQWKNIDKEFPEFGKESRNLRLGLATDGMNPFGNLSSNHSSWPVLLVIYNLPPALCMKRKYMMLSMMISGPKQPGNDIDVYLNPLIEDLKLLWNEGVDVFDVFKNESFRLHAMLFCTINDFPAYGNLSGYSVKGHRACPICQDKTSYDQLKHGRKTVYLGHRRFLKKYHSYRRLKKAFNGYQEHDICPTPLSGVEIYEKIKNVNVTFGKMKKKQTVSEIWKKRSIFFDLPYWCKLDVRHCLDVMHVEKNVCDSLIGTLLNIKGKTKDGVNARLDLIEMNIREELAPREVGKRTYLPAACYTLSKKEKTSFCECLKGVKVPQGYSSNVKSLVSMNDLKLIGLKSHDCHVLMQQLLPVAIRGILPKNVRHTITRLCSFFNSICSKEIDSQKLDELEEEIIVILCQLEMFFPPSFFDIMVHLVVHLVREIRLCGPVYMRWMYPVERYMKILKGYVKNQCRPEASIIERYISEESIEFCSEYMSKAKCIGVPEKGWHSRRFISKSSRGVHVISKSREEVLQAHLYILNNTDEVLPYLDTHKDIVKYKNPRQSEKWVLIEHNKTFMSWFKQQIMNDPSASETLTWLANGLKFDVLCCSGYEVNGCLFYTKSRDDRSTVQNSGVTLEAESMQFSTAKDQNPVVGSMPYYGVIVEIWEVNYTKFTVPVFKCKWVDNKTGVKVDESGMTLVDFRKIGYHDEPFIMAHQASQVFYIQDPTSDHWSVVLHGKKQHNDPEDTNNDICEIESLTRTTINKEYEDVADVVHATRNDHDEGIYYLGVLSRERISILTQSWDQVTDHEKNMIWQDILTHYNIPNVETLKVKVLSDVGVKFRQFKSKLTTDYIYGKRKEENPCAKYASIDEETWQQFVNIRQTEKWQVSITFIFE